A region from the Triticum urartu cultivar G1812 chromosome 1, Tu2.1, whole genome shotgun sequence genome encodes:
- the LOC125544602 gene encoding small polypeptide ROTUNDIFOLIA LIKE 2-like, whose protein sequence is MKVGSQMKQMGKLNKALKEQRAKLYIIHRCVVMLLRWSD, encoded by the coding sequence ATGAAGGTTGGGAGCCAGATGAAGCAGATGGGGAAGCTCAACAAGGCGCTCAAGGAGCAGAGGGCCAAGCTCTACATCATCCACCGCTGCGTCGTCATGCTCCTCCGCTGGAGTGATTGA